The stretch of DNA GCAACACCTCGCCCGGAACCATAAAGCTTGTTCCATCCGCGGGATAAATGAGGGCAAGATTTTGCAAAGTCGCCCAGGCCGAATTGAGATCTTCGGCCAACGGCTGGTCGTCTGCTTGGCAGCGTTGGCTGATGATGCTCACCACTTCGGGGGCAGCAACAGGGGTATTGTGTGCGCCGAGTTCCGCGAGTGCTTCGAGCACGAGAATTTCGGTCACTCCTAGCTGGGCGATGGCGCGTCGAACCGACGCTCGGATCTGTAAACGCGCAGCTAATGGGGCAATACCTGGGGGTAATGGGAGCACAGTGTCCGGCCGCAACGTGAGGAGTTGGGTCAGCTGGGCGTCGTTAAGCGTGGCTAACCATTCACGGAAACTGGGAACTTTTTGGGACTCGCTGTTGCTCTTTTTCATGATCCTTCCAAGTTTAGTGGGACTTGAGGTGACTTTTTGCGGGAGAGTTTGAGACAATAGCGGTATGTCGAAAATGGAGAAGAAGAGCTACGTCGATCCGGCATGGCCAGAGCACATCCCGGGTACCGGTCACCCTGTCACTGAGGCACTTTCCCGTTTGGCTGGCGCGTCTAGCCCATACGGCGACGAAATGCCTTTCCCACTTCCAGCCGACCAAATCGGCTACGTGCACCCACACACTGTGATTAACAAGTAAGTGGTGTAAATAACAAAGATCTCCATCCCTGATTACCTCGGGGGGTGGAGATCTTTTTGGGGTTAGGTAAAGAAGAGTGTGTCCGGTCGCCGTGTCGTCGGCCGTGCGGGTTTGCTGCACAAGTGCTATGTCGTCGCTTCGGCGTAGTCCGACTACGTAGAGCAGCGTTTTTTCATGAAATAAATCCCACAGCGGTAGTCCGACTACACCGAAGGGACGACATCGAGCGGGCTAACGCTCCCAGACAACCGTAAATACTAGCTTCAGGCCCACAACGCTGCGGAAAACACGCAGCAGAGACACACTTTTATTTACTTGACCCTCTTTTTGCGCGCTCTGCCTGATTAGTGAGCGACGGCCTTTTCTACGCCAATGCCGGTGAGCGAACGAACTTCCATCTCGGCAGCCTTCTTAGGGAAGTTGTCAGGCTTGCCGACGTACGTCCCGATGATTCCCAAGATGAAGCCCGCAGGGATCGCAATGATCGATGGGTTGGTCAGTGGGAAGATCGCGAAGTCAGCGTTCGGCAACATGGCCGAGGGAGCGCCCGAAACGGCTGGGGAGAAGATGATTAGCACGATCGAGGTCAACAACCCACCGTAGATCGAGAAGAGTGCCCCGGTGGTGTTGAATTTTCGCCAGTAGAGGGAGTAGAGGATGGTGGGCAGGTTGGCAGCGGCTGCGATGCCGAAAGCCAGAGCCACCAGAAAGGCGATGTTTTGTCCCATCGCGCCAATGCCCAGCACGATTGCCAGCACGCCGATGACAACCACGGTGATGCGAGAAACTCGGACCTGCTCCTCTTCCGTCGCCTGGCCATCGCGCAGGATTGAATTGTAGATGTCATGGGCGACCGAGGCGGATGCGGTGATCGCCAAGCCAGCTACAACAGCGAGAATGGTGGCAAAGGCAACTGCCGAGATGCAAGCCATGAAGATCGTTCCGCCCACCTTCGCGGAAAGCAGCAGCACGGCTGAGTTCGCGCCACCCGGAGCCTTCGCGATCTGCTCCGGCCCCACCAGAGCGGCCGCGCCGTAGCCCATAACGACGGTGAGCAAGAAGAACAGGGCAACGATCGCGATGGTCCAGGTGATGGAACGTCGAGCTTCTTTAGCGGTAGGAACGGTGTAGAAACGCATCAGCACGTGTGGCAAACCGGAGGTGCCGAAGACCAGGGCGAGGCCGAGAGAGACGAAATCAAGCTTGGTCAGGGTGTCCTTGCCGTACTTGAGGCCGGAGTTCAAAATCGCGTCGCCCTTGGGATGATTGGCAATGGCCGACTCCAACACCGCGTTGAAACCGCCCTTGATGGCGACAAAGGTCAGCAGGGTAATGATGATCGATCCACCCACCAACAACACAGCCTTAATCATCTGCACATAGGTCGTGCCCTTCATACCACCTACCAGCACGTACACAATCATCAGCACGCCAACGATTCCCACGACAGCCGATTGGGCGGCTTTGCCGTCGATACCCAGCAGCAGCGCCACCAGGCCACCGGCACCGGCCATTTGTGCGATCAGGTAAAACAGCGAGATGGTGAGCGTGGAGATGGCAGCAGCCATACGGACCGGCTTCTGCTTGAGGCGGAATGACAACACGTCGGCCATGGTGAACTTGCCGGTGTTGCGCAGCGGTTCAGCAACCAACACGAGTGCAACGAGCAAAGCGATGAGGAAGCCAACGGAATAGAGGAAGCCATCGTAGCCGCTGAGCGCGATAGCGCCCGTAACACCGAGGAATGCGGCTGCAGAAAGGTAATCGCCGGAGATTGCGAGGCCGTTTTGCCAGCCGTTAAACGAAGCACCACCGGTGTAGAAGTCGGAGCCTTTCTGGGAGGTTTGTCGAGTAGCTCGGACAACAATCGCCATCGTTACCACGATGAAGCCCACGAAAATCGAAATATTGAGCAGCGGGTTACCCGTTGAAATCTGCTCAGCAGCTAGTACAGAGTGCATGGGTTAGACCTTTCCGATCGGGGTAGGCTGTTGCAGCATCGAATTGCGTATCGACGCCGTGGCGGGGTCCAAGGTGTTGTCGGCAAAGCGAACATATAGCCAAGTGACGATGCCTGCTGTCGCGAACTGGGCGAGTCCCAGAACCATGCCGATGTTGATAGCGCCATAGACTCGGATTGACGTGAAATCGGTGGCGAATGTGGCAACGACGATGTAGAACACAAACCACAGCAGAAACACTGCAGAAATCGGGAAGGCGAAGGACCGGAAGGTGTGCCGGAGTGCACCGAACTCTTCCGATTGACTGACAGCAAGGAACTCGTCCGCTGTCGGCGGTTGGGGATGCACGGGGTGCTGTTGTTGCATAGCGACCTCTCTAGTTAAGGCGATCTGAGTCACGACAAATTGACTGTGTGACACGCTACACAACTAGGTTTGCTTCCATGACGCTTTTTCCAGCTAGGGGGTACTTTTCCTTGCGATAAGTGAGATTTCCAAACTTGTGAAGATGTTGAGATAAGTGGTTTTGTTAAGTCTGCGAAGGGGAACTTGTGTTGGTGGGGGTGAATTTTGCGTGGTTACCGTCAAGAACTGGAGTCCGAGGTGAAAAGGGAGTGGGCGAGTGGCGCACTGGCTTAATTTGAGCGCTTTGGCGCGGGCGGGGGTAGTAGGGAGGCGGGTATTTGCGGTTGCGGTGCTCGGGTCGCGCCGGTGTACAAAAACCGATCCTCTCGCTCAGTGTGTGCTGGGTCAATGAAGAAAAACGGCACCACCAGATGGCGATGTAACAATAAGTCCTGCGGTGCTTCCACCGCCCGAAGCTCGCAAACAGCTTCAAAGAATGCGGCGGCTTTCCGCTTGTTCTATGACTGGATCACCGCCGCCACATCACTTGTTGCAATTGCCGCAAAAGCAGGTGTCGCCCGTCTAACTCTGCGTCAATGCTTCTGGTGGTGCTGGTTGATTCATCCTCAACCGTATATCGGTTCTTTTCCGTATCTTCGATTAAGTCTTGATCGGCGGCATCTACTTCAATGAGCAGTGTTTGCTGATCCTGTCTTCCAACGGCGATGTCATCGCTTGGCACTGGTGCAAAACCGGAAACGGTTGAGGCCTATACACACGTGTGCTGTGCACCATCCGGTCACCGCTCATGGTCATGTTGGACGGTGGACAAGGGGCACGCAGTGCGATCACTACGTGCTGGCCCACGATCAAGGTTCAATGCGGCATTGTCCATGCTTAACGACGGTTCAGACTGCTCACCAGGTCACGCCCGTGCACTGATGCGGGCGAAGCGATCTACGGGCTTGCCTTAGCGCTCGCCAAAGTCACCGTCTTGACCCAACCAAACGACAACCAAGCAAACCAAGAAACAGGTTGACCAACCCTCTATGACAACGCTATTTCAACCGAATACAACCACGACACCGGAATACGCAAAGGAACCATCCCCTAAAACCACAAATGTGTCCGGTCGGCGACTCGCCGACCGGACACACTGTTCTTTACTTAACCCTCTCTCATTCTTGTTTTCCGCAGTGTTGTGGGCCTGAGGCCAGTATTTGTTGTTGTCTGGGGGCCGTAGCTCGCTCGATGTCGTCCCTTCGGTGTAGTCGGACTACCGCTGTGGGATTTTATTCATTAAAAAACGCTGTTCTACGTAGTCGGACTACGCCGAAGCGACGACATAGCACTTGTGCAGCACACCCGCGCGGCCGGCGACACGCCGACCGGACACACTTTTCTTTACTTACCCCCCGTGCGCCGTGCCGGGGTCGCAGCGAACACAGCAAAAATCCGCTCCTTCAACCATATGATGGGCTGAAGAAGCGGATTGAAGCTTCAGGCTGGGCCTAGCTTAGAGCTTTGCCAGCTGGCCGGAGGAGAGGAGGGCGTCGATCTGGCCTGTATTAGCTGCGTAGTAATCCAGTGCCTGCTGTGGCAGGACGATGCCGTACTGCGCGAAGAAGGCCTTAATCTTTTCCAGCGCGGCCTCAGCAGCGGTTGGAGCTGCGATTGGTGCTGCCGGGGCATCGTATGCAACAGCAGCAGGTGTAGCCGGGGCAGGCGCTGGTGCCGGAGCCGGAGCGGAGACGTTGCGTTGAGTTGGACCCGCGTTCAGTCCAAGGCTTGCAGAACATGCAGGCCATGCGCCCCAGCCCTGACCGGCGAGAACGCGCTCGCCAACGGCGATCTGCTGTTCACGGGTTGCCTGGTAAGCGTAAGGGGCGAATTCCTGGCCGCCGTAGGCATTCCAGGTGGAAGGGGAGAACTGGAGTCCGCCGTGGAAGCCGTTGCCGGTGTTGATGGACCAGTTGCCACCTGCTTCGCATCCTGCGAGACGATCCCAGTCGGAATCTGGAGCTGCGCTAGCGGTTGGGGCAAGCAGAGTTGCTGCGGTGCCGAATGCGACGGTGGATGCGGCGAACTTGGCCTTCAGGGAAGAGCCGGCTGCATGACGTGCCATAAAAAATGTGTTCCTCTCATATTAAACGCCTGCGAGGTTAGCTGTCGGGTTCGGGCGGAGGATCACAGTGCCCGGCCAGTAGCTTCCTTGTGAGAAATCTACGTGGCTTCACCCCAAGGGAATGGTTCCCAAAGTGGGTTCCCCGCCCCAGTCTGCACATGAATGAAAAATTTTTGTATTTAATGGCCAGCAGTTTCGGCATCTCTCGCAGACTGGGTTAGGCGTAAAGAAAGATGCTTGCTCTGTGGCGCTTGCTAGATAACGGTAGCGGTATGTAACGAAAGTGTCACGCTCATTTGGCGGAAAAGTTACGAAATTCTCTCGAAGGCAAGAAATCCGCAGGTGAACTCGACCAAGAAATCTGTGTGATGATAGTCACAATTATTGTGGTAACTGCTTGAAGTATCGCTTTGGAAACCTTGGCCATTGTGAGGTTTGTGCAGGTAATGGTGGAATTTGATCGGTGACGGATCAATAAAACGTGCTCACTCGCGCAGATTTGATAATTGTGGAACAAGGGTTTAGGGGAAAGGTGCGGATGTGTGGCGAGAGAGAGGTGTCGATAAGGCTGGGTGGGGTGGAAAATACCGCGCCTAAACACGGTATAGTTAAACTTTTACGAACGCGAAGTGAAAGGACTGATGACTATGCCCATCGGCAAGGTGAAGTGGTACGACGTCGAGCGTGGCTTCGGCTTTGTTTCGAACCCGGGCGATGAGGACGTTTATGTCAACAAGGCAGTGTTGCCTAAGGGAGTCACCGAGCTGCACCCTGGGCAGCGCATTGAGTTTGATTTCGCGGCCGGGCGGCGTGGCCCGCAGGCATTGCGAGTGAAGGTTTTGGAAGAGGCGACTCGCAAGCCGATCCACAAATACAAGCCGGAAGAACTGAACTCTATGATTTCCGATCTCATGACTGTGCTGGAATCTGCGGTGCAGCCGCAGCTCGCGCAGGGTCGGTACCCGGACCGCAAGGAAGGTCGACAGGTAGCCGAGATTCTGCGAGCAGTGGCTAAGGAACTTGACGCCTAAATGCCCCCATACGCCAAGCAGCCCTACTGCTTGGCGTTGACGGACCACACCACGGTGTATGGGGTTTCTACTCCTTGGGCATCTTCGCCAATCATCAAGGAAGAAACTTCCACGACGACGAGTCGAGACCCGGATTCGGATTGAGCCGGGATCTCGACTTCTTTCTTTTCATTACCCTTGAAGAACATCTGATCGTTGGCCGCCGGGTCGTCGTAAATCTTCAGCAGGGACCAGTCATGGTCATAGACGTCGCTGGGTAGGGAGATTTTCATTGGGTTATCGCCCACCTTGAGCTCTGCGACCTGTCCTTGCGGACACTCGACTCCTGCCTCGCAGACCGTATATGGATGGACATCCATCTTCTCATTGCCAGCGGAAACCTGCAGAGTGACGGTCTTTGGGTCTGGGCCCGGCCGATCATTCCACCACTTTTGAAAAGCGATACTTCCTGCCACGATCACCACTACGGCGACGATGAGGATCACGAACTGCGTCAGATTGCGTTTCCGGGTGCTGCTGGCCATAGCTACCAATGCTAGCTAGTTATCCAGCTGGAACAAATCGCACCTCGTACATCTGGGGCCATCGCTTGCCAGCAAGAAGGAAAGAATCTGAGCCTGGGAGGGCCGCGATTCCGTTGAGGACGTTGTTTGGATCGGCGGCCGCATTGCTGGGCAAGGCGCTGGCGTCGATAGTAGCGTTGACTTTCCCATCCGGGCTGATCCGCACAATCTCGCTGGTCAGGAAGCGATTGGCGTAGATTTGGTCGTCAACGCACTCCAGTTCGTTGAGCTGAGTCACGGGCTGGCCTCCGTTGGTGACGGTGATGCGCCGCTGTTCGCTGAAGGTTTGTGGGTCGAGGATCCGCAGCTGGGCGGTGCCGTCGGACATCACTAGGTGATCCTTGGTGGCGCACAGTCCCCAGCCTTGACCTGGGTAGCGGACCTGGGTCTTTTCGGCGAGTGTGCGGGCGTCACGTCGGTAGGCGATGCCGTCTTGCCAGGTCAACTGCCATATATCGTCGCCAAATTTGGTGATGCCTTCCCCAAATTGTCGTGGCGGAAGGCTCTTTTGGGCCAACGGAGAGGCCGTCGGGGTGGAAAGGGGAACGCGCATGATCTGGCTTTCGCCGTACTGGCCAGTGCCGATCAGCAAGTCCGAGCCGTCCACTTCGAGCCCTTGGGTAAACCACGCCGGATTCATCTGGTGGGTCGCCACGATCTCTGGGCGTAGCCGAACTGACTGGTCGACGGCACTATTGGTTGCCTGCGGCGGTGCCGGAATACTCGACGAACAACCGACGACCCCGCCGGTTAGCGCAAGCGCTACCACCATTTGCCACACCTGTTTTAGACCCATAACTAATCATTGTGCCTTAATCGGCAATAATGGAGAGGTGGCACCTGGAAAACGACGCAAGCGAAACAACAAGGGTCAGCTGTTCGACGCCCAAGCCATCGACCTCGCACGGTCTGCCTTGGAGGAGCTCGACGAGGGGGAAGTAGGCGTACACACTGGGGTATCGGTACTAGGCGACAACGTGGTAATCCACCACTTCGAAGCTCATGTGCCGGGCTACCGAGGTTGGGAATGGACCGCCGTCCTGGCCTGCGCTGACGGCTCGCATTACGTCACCGTCAATGAACTTGCGCTCATGCCAGGGCGTGATGCGCTGCGCGCCCCAAGCTGGATTCCTTACGAGGATCGTGTCCGCCCTGGAGACCTGAAACCGGGTGACCAATTTCCGCCGCGTGCCGACGACGATCGCCTCGATACCCTTCCCGACGGCACCCATACCCTCACTAAGAAGGGCTTTGAAGACTCGTTGGCGAGGTGGCGAGAAAACTACGGACCCACCACAGAATACGCCGAGAAGGCTCACCTCAAGTGCTCTAGCTGCGCGTTCTTTCACCCCATCGCAGACTTCCGGACTTTTGGCGCCTGCCTCAACATCTACGCAGCCGATGGGCGTGTCGTCCACGTGGCGTACGGGTGCGGAGCACACTCCGAAACCCCACCGGCGGATAACCTCGCAGCCAAGGAACACGAGGCGTTCGACGACGGGCACCTTTAACTCTCCAACACTGCTAAACGACGTCCGCGTGGTCCCACAGCCAACGGTTGACCGAGGTAGGGTCAGGTCCACCCGCGCTGCGCACGCCGGAAAACGCGTTGAGCAGCCACAACCGTTTCGGGGATCGCCAACCCGAGCACGGCCTAACCACAAGTCCTGAGCTACGCAAGAACTCAAGAACCGGGGGCAAAGTAGTTGAGTTAAGGGTGCGCGGGTGAGTACAAAACTCAGCCACCCCAGAATCAAAACAAATCAGGGCCGAAAAGATGCCTTCGACGACGAGGCCATCCTGGCTCAACAGCCCTTCTGCGAAACCACGCCGTTCGGATTGGCGCAACCTGGTGGTCAACCACACTAGATCGGGACCTTTCCGGGTAGGTTGGGTGCGAAGATCCAAGTGCGGGATCGGATCAACACCGATCAGCGCGCTAAATGGACGATCTGGACGGTGTTGCACCTGACCGTCGGCGCGCACGAGAGGGTTCGAAGCACCAGTGGCTGCTTCGCGCAGTTGGGTGCGCACCATCTGTTGTTGCTCCAGGTCTAGCCCAAGGCGCTCAAAGTGCGCGCCCAGGTTGCGGACCTTGCCGTCGACCATACGAAAACTAGTGCAGATCATCGTTGCCCAACACCGCCAAAAAGGGCCGCAGTTTTACCAGGACTTCGTCATATTCTTCGTCCGCGTCACTTAGCCGGGTGATCGCTCCACCAGCGCCGTAGGTGGCACGGCCGTCGGCAAGCACGAGGGTACGGATCAAAATGGAGAAGTCAGCATCACCATCAGCGGAGATATAGCCCATGATCCCGGAGTAGTCGCCACGAGGCTGGCCTTCGAGCCGCGCAAGAATATCCATGGAGGATTGCTTGGGCGCGCCCGTCATCGATCCACCCGGAAACGCCAGCCTGACGACGTCCGCCGTGCGACGCCCAGGGGCGATGCGCCCCGTGATCGTCGAAATCATCTGATGGGCGTGCGTAAACGAATGCACCGCGCACAATTCCGGCACGGCGATGTCGGTGCAGGTCCGCGCTAAATCGTTGCGCAGCAGATCGACGATCATGAGATTTTCCGCCCGGTCCTTGCGCGACGTGGCCAAATCCTCCGCCAACTGACGGTCGCTTTCAGGGGTTTGCCCACGCGGCCGAGTGCCCTTAATTGGACTGGCAGCAGCAACACTCTGCCGAACCGACAAGAACCGCTCGGGCGAAGCGGATAGCACCGCACGCTGCGGTGAGAGGTAGCAACCAGCCATAGGCGACGGTGAGACCTGCCGCAACTGCAGGTAGAGCGCTAGGGGATCGACATCAACCTCGGCGTGCGCCGACGTGGTCAAACACAGCTCGTAGCTGTTTCCCGCCGCGATTTCCGCCTGGCATTGCTCCACCAATTCCCGGTAGTTCTGCCTACTGTGACGGATGCGCACCGGCGCCTGGATGCGGGCCGGTGCAACAACAGCTAGGGGGACTTCTGTTAAGCGGGCATCGTCTGGAGACAAAAGGAATGCCTGTCCGTCCACGATTTGGTAGACCACCTCAGGCTGGAGCAGCTGTTCAGTGAAAGTACCGCCATCCGTGCCATCGCTGGCCTCGTAGCTAAGCACGCCGAGCGCGCCGGGGACGAAAGTGTGACCGGAGCTGGAATCGGGGCTCAAGCGGGCGGGTGGGATGCTGTCGACGTCGATAAGCTTCTGCCCTGCTGCAACCAAATGCATGCCGGAGGTGGCGGTGTCCGCGGTGGCGGTGTCAAACCAGCACACATAGGGGAAGTGTTCACGTAGGCCGGCCGCGACCTCAGCAGGGGCGTGAAGCGGGGCGGTGCTCCGGTGCCATTGGCGCATGATCCCGGTGGCAGCCAGTAGGTTTTGCATGAGTTGGACACCCGAGTGGGTCCCGATGGATTCCGGGTGAAACTGCACGCCCCACTGTGGCTTGTGGCGATGTTTCAGCGCCATGATGGTGCCGTCTTCGGCGGTGGCCAGGACCTCAATATCGGGGTGGGGTGCGACATCCAGAGAGTGGTATCGGATCACCGGAAGCGGTTGCGGAAGACCAGCGAAAATGCCCTCGCTTGAGTGCTGGACCAGGCTTTCCAGACCATGCATGGGAAACGGTGCCCGTCGTAATCCTGCTCCCGCTAGGAAGGCGATGGCTTGGTGGCCGAGACAGACACCAATCACCGGGGTGTGGTCTTGGTCGAGGGCCACCGCAGAAGCTTTGAGGTTCGCCCGGGTGGGTTCGCCCGGGCCGGGGGAGATGATTATGAGGTCGGCGTCGTCGAGACGCAACTGGGTTGCGGGGGCGTCATTGGCGACAATGCGCGGGGTGATGCCACTGGCCCGCTGGACGAGGTCTGCTAGCAGGTGGGTGAATGAATCGTGATTATCAATCAGTAGGATATCGGTCACAGTGGTACTCGTCTCACCGGCATTGTTCCTGGGAAATGCGCATTTATTCAGTGTAAACCCTGTGGTAGATGGGTGCAGCGTTTGCAGGTGGGTGGGCATTAATGCGATTGTTGACGGGGCAGCCATAGCGGAAAAGCTCGCCGGGTGCCAGCACAATTTCAAAAGTTCATTGGGAGCATTTATGACTACTCCGACCGCCTCACGTAGCGCGCTCGATAGGTACTTTTCCATTTCGGCCCGGGGGTCATCGGTTGGGACGGAGATCCGTGCCGGTGTTGTGACCTTCTTCGCGATGGCCTACATCATCATCTTGAACCCGCTCATCATCGGCACCACCGCCGATCGTACTGGCCATGCGCTGGGAATCCCGCAGGTTGCAGCGGCCACTGCCCTCGCAGCTGGCGTCATGACGATCGCCTTCGGACTGTTCGCCCGCTATCCTTTCGGTATCGCTACTGGCCTGGGCATTAACACCCTGGTTGCTGTGACCCTGGTCGCTGGGGAGGGCCTTACCTGGCCGGAAGCTATGGGCTTGGTAATTATTGACGGCATCATCATCGTTATCCTGGCGGTTTCAGGTTTCCGTGTCGCAGTATTCAACGCGATCCCGCATTCGTTGAAAGCTGCAATGGGTGTTGGCATCGGCATGTTCATCGCGATGATCGGCCTGGTCGACTCCGGATTTGTACGTCGTATTCCAGACGCCGCTCACACGACAGTGCCGGTCGGCCTGGGTATTAACGGCTCGATCGCTTCCTGGCCAACCTTCGTGTTCGTGGTCGGTCTGATCATCACTGGCATCATGGTTGCCCGGAATGTCCGCGGTGGTCTCTTCTTCGCGATCGTCATCACCACAATCATCGGCATGATCGTCGAAGCGCTCACCGGCGCAGGCCCATCCTTCGTGGACGGCAAGCCAGTCCCTACCGGCTGGAACCTCGCCGTACCGACACTGCCGAATTCCCTTGGTGGCATGCCCGACCTCTCGATTGTCGGCAGCGTAGACTTCTTCGGCGCCTTCGTTCATGTCGGCGCCCTTTCCGCCACGCTTTTGGTATTCACCCTAGTCCTGGCTAACTTCTTCGATGCAATGGGCACCATGACTGCGCTGGGCAAGCAGGCAGGGCTTACCGACGACGATGGCAACCTCCCCGACATGAAGAAAGCCCTTGTTGTGGAAGGCTTCGGCGCCATCGTAGGTGGCGGTGCCTCCGCATCCTCCAACACCGTCTACATTGACTCCGCAGCTGGCATCGCCGACGGTGCCCGGACCGGCCTGGCTAACGTGATCACCGGCGTGCTCTTCCTGGCCGCGATGTTTTTGACCCCGCTTTACCAAATCGTTCCGATCGAAGCAGCAGCTCCCGTGCTCGTAGTGGTCGGCGCGATGATGATGGGCCAAATCAAGGAAATCGACTTCTCCGACTTCACGATTGCGCTGCCAGCATTCCTCACGATCGTAGTGATGCCTTTCACCTACTCCATTGCTAACGGCATCGGTGTTGGTTTCGTGTCCTACACCCTGTTGGCTCTGGCCTCTGGCAAGGCAAAGAAGGTTCACTGGTTGCTGTGGCTGATCTCCGTGCTGTTCATGGTGTATTTTGCCATCGACCCGGTGATGAACGCCCTGTCCTAGCAACGTCGCCGGTCTTAGGCATGCACCTGGGAAGCGAGGAACGCTCGCACCCAGGTGCTTTTTCGTGCTGTCGGGCAGTCGGACTTCGCTGCGTGGGTCCGCTCAATTTGACCAAATTGTAGCGTCTATTTTGGCCCTCGGAATGGGGGGCTACGGTGTGATGAAGTTTGGCCACACCAAATTCCATCGCCACCCACCACGAGGCCTCACCCACCACGAGGCCTCACCCACCACGAAGCTAAACTCAACACCATTATGGCTCTTACACACATCGATGATCCTGCAGATCCCCGCCTCGACCCTTTCCGCGACCTGAAGCACTCAGATCAGTCGGGCAAGGGCCTGGTTATTGCAGAGGGTCCACTGATTGTGCGTCGGCTGCTGGAGTCGCGCTATCCGGTGCGGGCGATCGTGGGATTCGCAGCGAAGATCGACACCTTCCTGGCGGAGGAGGGGGTTCCTGAGCTGGTTGCGGACCTGCCCATTTATGTGGTCTCCAGGGAGTTGCTCGCGGAAGTCGCAGGGTTTGACATGCATCGCGGTCTGTTGGCGGCGGCTGACCGCGCCGAGCCCGCGACGGTGGCGGAGGCTCTCGAAGGCGCCAAGACCATCGCGATCTTAGAGGGCGTGGGCGATCATGAGAATATCGGCTCGATCTTCCGCAACGCGGCGGGCATGGAGGTGGATGCCATCTTGTTTGGTGCCGCTTGCGCAGACCCGTTGTACCGGCGCTCGGTGCGTGTTTCCATGGGCCACGTTTTGCGTCTTCCGTTCGCGTACCTCGACGGCTCACCCACCACCTGGCACCACAGCCTCAAACCGCTTGTCGACGACGGCTGGCGCCTCATCTCGCTGACTCCCAACACGGAGACTCTGCTCAAGGGCGCGTTGGCTGACAATCCAGAGAAGGTGGCCTTCCTTGTCGGTTCCGAGGGGCCGGGGTTGACGGAGCGGGCGATGCGGGCGACGCAGGTGCGGGCGAAAATCCCGATGGCGGAGGGAACTGATTCGCTGAATTTGGCGACTGCGGCCGCGATCGCTTTCTATGAGCGCCAACGCGCGAACTAACAGGCAGAACTAGCTGCGATCGGTGTGCCGGAGCTTTTCGCGAACGTTATTGAGGGCAGTCGATGCCTGTTTGAGGGATCGAGCGGTGAATTTCAGGGCGCCGTCGGCAAGCGAGCGAGCGCGGTTCGCGACGGGGGTTTCGGTGTTGTCGTCGGGGGTGTCTTCGTAGTCGTCGTATTCGGAGTATTGGGGGCCGAGGCCTAGTTTGGCGGAGGCGTTGTCGATGAGCGCGCCGACGTCGTTTCGCTCGGGCGGGGCCACGACCCGGGGTTCTTTGCGGCCGTCGATGGCGTAGCCCACCACGGAAAGGTCAGGGCCCTCGGCGGAAATGTCGACACCCAACCAATGCTTGTCTGCTTCATGGACCAGGTCAATTGGCTCGAAGGGGAGGTCGATGGAGTGCGGGCTGGTTTCGCCACGTTCCCCGGCCCAAAACGGGCTTTCAAACGGGGAGGGCAGGCCGATGTCCTCGTACACCCGATTGCGGCGTGCGCAGAAGCTGCGTCGCAGTTTGCCGTCGATCCAGTGTGCGATGCCACCAAAGCCGGTGTCG from Corynebacterium epidermidicanis encodes:
- a CDS encoding chorismate-binding protein encodes the protein MTDILLIDNHDSFTHLLADLVQRASGITPRIVANDAPATQLRLDDADLIIISPGPGEPTRANLKASAVALDQDHTPVIGVCLGHQAIAFLAGAGLRRAPFPMHGLESLVQHSSEGIFAGLPQPLPVIRYHSLDVAPHPDIEVLATAEDGTIMALKHRHKPQWGVQFHPESIGTHSGVQLMQNLLAATGIMRQWHRSTAPLHAPAEVAAGLREHFPYVCWFDTATADTATSGMHLVAAGQKLIDVDSIPPARLSPDSSSGHTFVPGALGVLSYEASDGTDGGTFTEQLLQPEVVYQIVDGQAFLLSPDDARLTEVPLAVVAPARIQAPVRIRHSRQNYRELVEQCQAEIAAGNSYELCLTTSAHAEVDVDPLALYLQLRQVSPSPMAGCYLSPQRAVLSASPERFLSVRQSVAAASPIKGTRPRGQTPESDRQLAEDLATSRKDRAENLMIVDLLRNDLARTCTDIAVPELCAVHSFTHAHQMISTITGRIAPGRRTADVVRLAFPGGSMTGAPKQSSMDILARLEGQPRGDYSGIMGYISADGDADFSILIRTLVLADGRATYGAGGAITRLSDADEEYDEVLVKLRPFLAVLGNDDLH
- a CDS encoding NCS2 family permease, translating into MTTPTASRSALDRYFSISARGSSVGTEIRAGVVTFFAMAYIIILNPLIIGTTADRTGHALGIPQVAAATALAAGVMTIAFGLFARYPFGIATGLGINTLVAVTLVAGEGLTWPEAMGLVIIDGIIIVILAVSGFRVAVFNAIPHSLKAAMGVGIGMFIAMIGLVDSGFVRRIPDAAHTTVPVGLGINGSIASWPTFVFVVGLIITGIMVARNVRGGLFFAIVITTIIGMIVEALTGAGPSFVDGKPVPTGWNLAVPTLPNSLGGMPDLSIVGSVDFFGAFVHVGALSATLLVFTLVLANFFDAMGTMTALGKQAGLTDDDGNLPDMKKALVVEGFGAIVGGGASASSNTVYIDSAAGIADGARTGLANVITGVLFLAAMFLTPLYQIVPIEAAAPVLVVVGAMMMGQIKEIDFSDFTIALPAFLTIVVMPFTYSIANGIGVGFVSYTLLALASGKAKKVHWLLWLISVLFMVYFAIDPVMNALS
- a CDS encoding TrmH family RNA methyltransferase, with product MALTHIDDPADPRLDPFRDLKHSDQSGKGLVIAEGPLIVRRLLESRYPVRAIVGFAAKIDTFLAEEGVPELVADLPIYVVSRELLAEVAGFDMHRGLLAAADRAEPATVAEALEGAKTIAILEGVGDHENIGSIFRNAAGMEVDAILFGAACADPLYRRSVRVSMGHVLRLPFAYLDGSPTTWHHSLKPLVDDGWRLISLTPNTETLLKGALADNPEKVAFLVGSEGPGLTERAMRATQVRAKIPMAEGTDSLNLATAAAIAFYERQRAN
- a CDS encoding DUF6928 family protein; translated protein: MHAHDAVVTLWFVNTDDPAAVLAKEPKANRGFGRKYLALMNPSWPISVFGQFPLNRSVQASKGEFYIAGYPGITVVQTVVEELTCLSQLSPTLLNSVPAHNTYAFATNPDTGFGGIAHWIDGKLRRSFCARRNRVYEDIGLPSPFESPFWAGERGETSPHSIDLPFEPIDLVHEADKHWLGVDISAEGPDLSVVGYAIDGRKEPRVVAPPERNDVGALIDNASAKLGLGPQYSEYDDYEDTPDDNTETPVANRARSLADGALKFTARSLKQASTALNNVREKLRHTDRS